A stretch of DNA from Candidatus Pantoea bituminis:
GATCAAACGCCACCACCGTTGCCAGATGTCCCGGCTGATTAAAGGTGGTGCGCACCGTAAAGTAGTGATCGTTTTGAAACGCCAGATGGCGCAACGGCGAGAAGCTTTCGCGCTCATCCAGCGCATTCGCCTGCTGAAGCATCTCGGCACGGCGGCCATCCACCAGCGAGCTAATCGCGCTCTCTTTATAGCGCGTCGCCATATCTTTCAGCGGCAGCGTAGAGATCATGATCAAGCTGTTATCCTGACCATTCAGGAAATACATCGACCAGGTCGGATTTTCTGCGCCCCATAACGTATCAAGGTAGTTTGACATGCGCATGGTCATATCAAGCGTGCTGCTGTCATGAGAGCCAAAGATCAGCGCTTCCGTTTTACGACGGGTTTTTCGAGATAATAGACATCGGGGCGCAGACGCGTCTCTTGCAAGCTGCTGCTTGGCGCCGTTCCTGCCGCGCTGGTGGCGAGGTTCTCGTATATCTGCCAGGTGGCAAAACGATACGCATCAATACGCTTTTGCATTGCGCGCGCCACATCAGTCATGGCATAGCGTTTCTCAGTAAGCCAGGCATTAACCGAGTTGTGGATAACAAAGCCCAGCGCTAATAGCAGCACCAGATTAAACACTAAAAAGAAGCGGGTGACATTGCCGGATGTCAGGGGAAACTTGTAGAACATAGCGTCTCAGATACCTGAATTATCGCGCAACCAGTCGCGCACTGGCGGCCACAGCTAACAGTAACAGCGCAATCAGCAAAAACGCGCCGCTGAGGCTGATCCATTGGGAAATGAATCCGATTAAGGCCGGACCTGAGAGAATACCCGCATATCCCAGTGTTGTCATGGCGGATATCGCCAGATTTGCCGGCATATCTTGTTGTTTCCCTACCGCATTGAAGAGCATAGGCACCGTGTTTGCTAAGCCAAAACCCACCAGCAGAAAGGCGAACAGCGCCATTTCAGGCCAGGGTAACAATACCGCTAATGTCATGCCTGCCGCCGCCGCCAAAGCGCCCGTCAGCATCACGGGATAGCGACCAAAGCGGTTAATGATTTTGTCACCGCTGAAACGTCCCAGCGTCATCGCAACCGAAAACAGCGCATAGCCGAGACCTGCGTGAGCGGGTGCCATCTCCGGGCTTTGCAGCAGCAGCAGCGCACCCCAGTCGAGCACCGCGCCTTCTGCCAGAAACAGAATAAAGCAAAGCGCACCGAGAAAGGCGACCCAGCCACGCGGGATCACTAACCAAGGTTGTTCGGGCTGATGCAAACGTTCATTCATAAAATTTGGCAGGCGCCAAACCAGTAACAGCAGCATGACCACCATGACAATCAGTACGGAGGTCAGCGGCGTAAGCGCGGCGCTTAACAGTAAGCTCACCGTACCTGCGCCCAAAATGCCGCCCAGGCTAAAAAAGCCATGAAAGCCAGACATCATTGCCCGACCTGACGCTTTCTCTACCTCAACGGCTTGGTAGTTCATTGCCACATCCAGCGTACCCAAACCCGCACCAAACACCATCAGCGACGCTGCCATTAAGGCCAATGAATCTGCCGTGGCTAATAAAGGCATAACTGACAACACAACAAGTGTTGAAAGCAGCATGACGCGACGACAGCCGAAACGACCGACCAGCGTACCGGTAACCGGCATCGCTGCCAGCGAACCAATGCCTAAACAGAGCAATAACGCGCCCAATGAGGCACCGCTTAACTGCAAGCGATCGCGTGCAAAAGGCACCAGCGGCGCCCATGCAGACATGCCTAATCCGTTGATCAGAAAGATGATGCGCGTGCCCCAATAAAGGCGGCTGTTCTGTTTATTTTGCTGTGCGGCGTCCAGTGCGGTCATAGGTAAAATTCATTAGTAGCAAAGCGGCCAAGTGTAACATCGAAGCCGCTTTTATCTGCTCGCCATTCGCTTTTATTAGGCGATTTTCAATAGCGAACTGTCGGCAAAAAGGGAGTTTACCGACTTTTTCGCGTCGCGATTCTTTTCCAGAACTTTCCTGGCATCACCGTCATCCACAAGGTGGACTTAACCCAAATTTCTTCGCGCAATTTCAGTACGTTACTTTATTAAAAAAAGTAAACCGAGATCAAAAATGTGTGCCGCATCACCCAGTGAAACAAATTTTATTAGCCGCTTGCCACCTTTTTAATCACTCTTTTTCAACCTCTTTAAGCAGTTATAGGAAACAGCTGGCAACAAATTGATATGAGAAAACAAAGATAAAGCGCACCCATTCAACTTTATAACGCGAATTTTGTTAATGATAACTAAATTAAAACATAACAAAATCTGTACATTGAAGTTGATTTTTCTGTTCGTTCCGTCAAAGATTGATCAGGTAGAAATCCGAAAATTTATGTATAACAAAATAACTTAAATTAAAAATTCACTCAATCAGCAAGGCTCATAGCCGGTCGCTGAAAATAATTGGCCATAAGGCCTTTACATTCACCAGGCAAGACGCTTTCTGCATCGCAGAAAGTGAGGTAATGCGTGGATCTTAAAAGCATAAATCTAATTTATGATTTTGAATTCAGTATATTAGCTAATCTGGTGGAGTAGGGGTTACAACATGGCAGAACTCACTCAAGGCCGAGTCGATATCATTTCTCGTGAAAACGGCACACTGATCTCTCAGTCCAACGGCGGTTTAACTCAAACAATTAACCTCGCAGAACCCAGCATAGTGCGCATCAACGGCACGCGCGCCATGGTGGTTCAATACGAACGTCAGGGTGACGATCTTATTCTGCATATGCGCGACGGCAGCACCGTACGCTATCAGAAATTTTTCTTTGACGATGTCGAAGGCGAACACAGCGAACTGGTTTTTGATGATGGCGTAAATCCCCCGGAACACGCGCTGTTTCCCACCACAGCGGAAGGCACAGACCTGGCCGCTGCGTCAGTTACACCTACCTATGAATCTCTCAACAGCGTGGATCCGCTGCTGCTGGCTGAAAATGCCAATATCTCAGCG
This window harbors:
- a CDS encoding MFS transporter; translated protein: MTALDAAQQNKQNSRLYWGTRIIFLINGLGMSAWAPLVPFARDRLQLSGASLGALLLCLGIGSLAAMPVTGTLVGRFGCRRVMLLSTLVVLSVMPLLATADSLALMAASLMVFGAGLGTLDVAMNYQAVEVEKASGRAMMSGFHGFFSLGGILGAGTVSLLLSAALTPLTSVLIVMVVMLLLLVWRLPNFMNERLHQPEQPWLVIPRGWVAFLGALCFILFLAEGAVLDWGALLLLQSPEMAPAHAGLGYALFSVAMTLGRFSGDKIINRFGRYPVMLTGALAAAAGMTLAVLLPWPEMALFAFLLVGFGLANTVPMLFNAVGKQQDMPANLAISAMTTLGYAGILSGPALIGFISQWISLSGAFLLIALLLLAVAASARLVAR